The Fortiea contorta PCC 7126 genome has a segment encoding these proteins:
- a CDS encoding MBL fold metallo-hydrolase, translated as MSNFELSGSQSYLVANQTTLTSSVEEEFLVKFWGVRGLIPTPGCSTSRYGGNTPCVEIQVAGKHLIFDGGTGLRILGKTWQQQQQPIEAHLFFTNSQSNRIQGFPFFAPAFIAENCFHIYGTAASNSASIKQCLYDQMLQPHFPYPLQAMQSQLHFYNLTPNSEVKLDDVTMVTALINQALRSVGYRITWQQASVAYITDLHKSIDKVEQERIIKFITGVDLLIANATYPPPAAHKHDSADLHWQTAVNLGNKAGVQKLVVSHHHPDDDDNFLDQVQAQIKSVFPKALLAREGLILSVV; from the coding sequence GTGAAATTTTGGGGTGTGAGGGGTTTAATTCCTACCCCAGGCTGCAGCACTAGCCGCTATGGTGGCAATACTCCTTGTGTGGAAATACAAGTAGCTGGAAAACACTTGATTTTTGATGGTGGTACTGGTTTACGGATATTGGGTAAAACTTGGCAGCAACAGCAACAGCCAATAGAAGCTCATTTATTTTTTACCAACTCCCAATCAAATCGCATTCAGGGATTTCCTTTTTTCGCCCCAGCATTTATAGCGGAAAACTGCTTTCATATATACGGTACTGCTGCTTCTAATAGTGCTTCTATTAAACAGTGCTTGTATGACCAAATGCTGCAGCCGCATTTTCCTTATCCGCTACAAGCAATGCAATCACAATTGCATTTCTATAATCTGACTCCCAATAGTGAGGTGAAGTTGGATGATGTGACGATGGTGACAGCACTGATCAATCAAGCTCTCAGGTCTGTTGGCTATCGAATTACATGGCAGCAAGCCAGCGTAGCATACATTACAGATTTACACAAGAGTATTGACAAAGTAGAGCAAGAACGAATTATCAAATTTATTACAGGGGTAGATTTACTGATTGCCAATGCTACTTACCCACCTCCCGCTGCTCATAAGCATGATTCAGCGGATTTGCACTGGCAAACTGCGGTTAATTTAGGAAATAAAGCTGGGGTGCAAAAGTTGGTTGTTTCGCATCACCACCCAGATGATGACGATAATTTTTTAGATCAGGTACAGGCTCAAATTAAATCCGTGTTTCCGAAAGCGTTACTAGCTCGTGAGGGTTTAATTTTATCTGTGGTTTAA
- a CDS encoding anthranilate phosphoribosyltransferase family protein codes for MSNIFRELLQKVGSGNHTSENLTRAEAATATKMMLLGEATPAQIGAFLIAHRIRRPTGEELAGMLDAYDELGPKLPSIGGDQPVIIFGVPYDGRTRTAPITPITALLLATAGQPVVMHGGDRLPTKYGLPLIEIWQGLGVDWTSLSLAQTQRVFEQTGIGFIYTPRHFPLTKTIWEYRDQLGKRPPFATMELIWCPYAGDKHIIAGFVHPPTEGMFQVALELREVGKYTFVKGLEGSCDLPRDRTAIISRSSSTPSPEIERLHLVPREYNFTTKNVPLDTTTELLAQMQTVLAGKSGELTQTALWNGGFYLWRSGICPDMPQALAKAEELFTSGAVAAKLKQLSTALCQLTTH; via the coding sequence ATGAGCAACATATTTAGGGAATTGCTGCAAAAGGTGGGGAGTGGAAACCACACATCAGAAAATTTAACTCGTGCGGAAGCAGCTACGGCCACGAAAATGATGCTACTGGGAGAAGCGACGCCAGCCCAAATCGGCGCATTTTTAATCGCCCACCGTATTCGGCGTCCCACGGGAGAAGAGTTAGCGGGAATGTTAGACGCCTATGATGAACTAGGGCCAAAATTGCCATCGATTGGTGGCGATCAACCAGTAATCATTTTTGGTGTACCTTATGATGGCAGAACTCGTACTGCACCCATCACTCCCATCACGGCTTTATTGCTAGCTACCGCAGGACAACCAGTAGTGATGCACGGTGGCGATCGCCTACCTACGAAATACGGTCTACCTCTAATAGAGATTTGGCAAGGATTGGGGGTGGATTGGACTAGTTTATCCCTAGCCCAAACCCAAAGAGTATTTGAACAAACGGGTATTGGATTTATCTATACACCTAGACATTTTCCCTTAACTAAGACTATTTGGGAATACCGCGATCAACTCGGCAAGCGTCCACCTTTTGCCACAATGGAACTAATTTGGTGTCCTTATGCCGGGGATAAGCATATTATTGCCGGTTTTGTCCATCCACCAACAGAAGGAATGTTTCAGGTGGCTTTGGAATTACGAGAGGTGGGAAAATACACATTTGTCAAGGGATTAGAAGGGAGTTGTGACTTACCACGCGATCGCACAGCCATTATTAGCCGCTCTTCATCCACCCCATCCCCAGAAATAGAACGGTTGCATCTCGTGCCCCGTGAATACAACTTTACGACTAAAAATGTCCCTCTTGACACTACTACAGAACTACTAGCCCAAATGCAGACTGTGTTGGCTGGTAAATCCGGGGAACTAACGCAAACAGCTTTATGGAACGGCGGATTTTATCTATGGCGTAGTGGTATTTGTCCAGATATGCCACAAGCCTTAGCCAAAGCCGAAGAATTATTCACCAGTGGAGCAGTAGCCGCCAAACTCAAACAACTCAGCACAGCTTTGTGCCAACTCACCACACATTAA